A window from Zingiber officinale cultivar Zhangliang chromosome 7A, Zo_v1.1, whole genome shotgun sequence encodes these proteins:
- the LOC122001759 gene encoding glycine-rich RNA-binding protein 4, mitochondrial-like has protein sequence MAFCRKLSGLVGQGILKNSIIGGSNESFQMLNSVRYMSTKLFVGGLSWGTDDNALKEAFDSFGNVIEARVVTDRDTGRSRGFGFVNFDNDKSANDALAGMDGQELQGRSIRVSLANERPPRSGFGGGGFGGGGGGGGYGGGGYGGGGGYGGGSAGQNDY, from the exons ATGGCATTTTGTCGGAAACTTAGTGGCTTAGTTGGGCAAGGAATTCTTAAAAATAGCATAATAGGTGGATCAAATGAGTCTTTCCAAATGCTTAACTCAGTTCGCTATATGTCTACAAAACTTTTTGTTGGAG GTCTCTCTTGGGGTACTGATGACAACGCACTTAAGGAAGCATTTGACAGTTTTGGGAATGTGATTGAAG CAAGAGTCGTCACTGATAGAGACACAGGAAGGTCTAGAGGGTTTGGGTTTGTCAACTTTGATAATGATAAATCAGCAAACGATGCTTTGGCTGGCATGGATGGGCAG GAACTGCAAGGCCGGAGCATTCGCGTTAGCTTAGCTAATGAAAGACCACCACGGAGTGGTTTTGGAGGAGGCGGTTTTGGCGGtggcggtggcggcggcggctATGGCGGCGGTGGCTATGGTGGCGGCGGTGGTTATGGCGGTGGATCTGCAGGACAAAATGACTATTGA